A region from the Pseudonocardia petroleophila genome encodes:
- a CDS encoding MCE family protein, translating to MRNLPLAPLLKFLALAVVVALATTVLGVTIANGSGGERTTYTARFTDAAGLLVGDDVRIAGVVVGAVEDVRIVDRRFAEVAFSVDRAQDLPASVSASINYKNLVGQRYLGLAQGSGPTGEVLADGATIPLERTRGPLNLTTLFNGFKPLFAALDADQVNKLSFEIIEVLQGQGGTIQSLLASTASLTNEIADRDAVIGQVIDNLNLVLDTVNQRDEELSNLVISLQQLVSGLSEDREPIGQALASIGDLTQVTADLVEDGRPALRDDIAALGDLSDNLNASEPALESFLVNWPGKLNTITRAGSYGSWFNFYLCQASGTVGLSPFVPSFQFDAYTNTQARCGADPAGSGEGDTSLLGGPLPALPSSPDLPAIPLLGEN from the coding sequence GTGAGGAACCTGCCTCTCGCGCCCCTGCTCAAGTTCCTGGCGCTCGCCGTCGTGGTCGCGCTGGCCACCACCGTGCTCGGCGTGACCATCGCGAACGGCTCCGGGGGCGAGCGCACGACCTACACCGCGCGCTTCACCGACGCCGCCGGCCTGCTCGTCGGCGACGACGTCCGGATCGCCGGGGTCGTCGTCGGCGCCGTCGAGGACGTCCGGATCGTCGACCGCCGCTTCGCCGAGGTCGCGTTCAGCGTGGACCGCGCGCAGGACCTGCCCGCCTCGGTGTCGGCCTCGATCAACTACAAGAACCTCGTCGGCCAGCGCTACCTCGGGCTGGCGCAGGGATCGGGCCCGACCGGCGAGGTCCTCGCCGACGGCGCCACCATCCCGCTCGAGCGGACCCGCGGCCCGCTGAACCTGACGACGCTGTTCAACGGGTTCAAGCCGCTGTTCGCCGCGCTGGACGCCGACCAGGTCAACAAGCTCTCCTTCGAGATCATCGAGGTGCTGCAGGGCCAGGGCGGCACGATCCAGAGCCTGCTCGCGAGCACGGCGTCGCTGACCAACGAGATCGCCGACCGCGACGCGGTCATCGGCCAGGTCATCGACAACCTCAACCTCGTGCTCGACACCGTCAACCAGCGCGACGAGGAGCTGTCGAACCTCGTGATCTCGCTGCAGCAGCTGGTGTCCGGGCTGTCGGAGGACCGCGAGCCGATCGGCCAGGCGCTCGCCTCCATCGGCGACCTCACCCAGGTCACGGCCGACCTCGTCGAGGACGGGCGGCCCGCGCTGCGCGACGACATCGCCGCGCTCGGGGACCTGTCGGACAACCTCAACGCGAGCGAGCCCGCGCTGGAGAGCTTCCTGGTCAACTGGCCCGGCAAGCTCAACACGATCACCCGGGCCGGCAGCTACGGCAGCTGGTTCAACTTCTACCTCTGCCAGGCCAGCGGCACGGTCGGCCTCTCGCCGTTCGTCCCGTCGTTCCAGTTCGACGCCTACACGAACACGCAGGCCCGCTGCGGGGCCGACCCGGCCGGCAGCGGGGAGGGCGACACCAGCCTGCTGGGCGGGCCCCTCCCGGCCCTGCCCTCCTCCCCGGACCTGCCCGCGATCCCGCTGCTGGGGGAGAACTGA
- a CDS encoding MCE family protein, giving the protein MPEKRGPVPIALIGIVVILAVLVGAFTLPALLTRGETHRAEFSEAAGLQSGDLVTIAGVEAGRVDSVELAGDRVLVTFDVKDAWVGDRTTASIEVKTLLGAKYLALDPQGDAEIAPDAVIPLDRTASPFDVVEAFNGLSSTIDALDTDQLAASLDTLSETFSGTAPEVRGALDGLSRLSETIASRDEEIRRLLAGTQNLSGVLADRAPEFERLLRDGNLLLAEIQRRKDAISALLDGTRELSVQLRGLVADNQEQLTPTLEALDGVAEILQRNRDNLDLALERQAVFTRLFANAVGNGRWFDNYICGLVFPPLGPINEGGC; this is encoded by the coding sequence ATGCCCGAGAAGCGCGGACCCGTCCCGATCGCGTTGATCGGCATCGTGGTCATCCTCGCGGTGCTGGTGGGGGCGTTCACCCTCCCGGCCCTGCTCACCCGGGGGGAGACCCACCGGGCCGAGTTCAGCGAGGCGGCCGGGCTGCAGTCCGGCGACCTGGTCACCATCGCCGGCGTCGAGGCCGGCCGGGTCGACTCCGTCGAGCTCGCGGGGGACCGCGTGCTGGTCACCTTCGACGTCAAGGACGCCTGGGTCGGCGACCGGACGACGGCGTCGATCGAGGTCAAGACCCTGCTCGGCGCGAAGTACCTCGCGCTCGACCCGCAGGGCGACGCCGAGATCGCCCCCGACGCCGTCATCCCGCTCGACCGCACCGCGTCCCCCTTCGACGTGGTCGAGGCCTTCAACGGCCTGTCCAGCACCATCGACGCGCTCGACACCGACCAGCTCGCGGCCAGCCTCGACACGCTGTCGGAGACCTTCTCCGGCACCGCGCCCGAGGTCCGCGGGGCGCTCGACGGGCTGTCCCGGCTGTCGGAGACCATCGCGAGCCGCGACGAGGAGATCCGCAGGCTGCTCGCCGGCACACAGAACCTCTCCGGCGTGCTGGCCGACCGGGCGCCGGAGTTCGAGCGGCTGCTGCGGGACGGCAACCTGCTGCTCGCGGAGATCCAGCGCCGCAAGGACGCGATCAGCGCCCTGCTCGACGGCACCCGGGAGCTGTCCGTGCAGCTGCGCGGCCTCGTCGCCGACAACCAGGAGCAGCTCACGCCGACCCTGGAGGCGCTCGACGGCGTCGCGGAGATCCTGCAGCGCAACCGCGACAACCTCGACCTGGCCCTGGAGCGGCAGGCGGTCTTCACCCGCCTGTTCGCCAACGCCGTCGGCAACGGGCGCTGGTTCGACAACTACATCTGCGGCCTCGTCTTCCCGCCGCTGGGCCCGATCAACGAAGGCGGCTGCTGA
- a CDS encoding MCE family protein produces the protein MALNDTDRRQFQLVGLVAVIAVLLASAFVVIARPPGRTVVAYFTSATAVFEDNSVRVLGVDVGTIDRVVPEGTRVRVEMTIDDPDLVLPADARAVVISPSLVTGRYVQLTPTYSGGPELADGAEIPMERTAVPLDVDDLARTATDLTEALGPNGVNRDGALSRVLDVGAENLGGNGQAINDTITDLGELSGTLADSREELFGTVTELQRFVSVIAANDAEVREFNTRLEDVSGFLADERGDLGAALQELSIALGEVAAFVRDNREILNSNVDRLTDVTGVLVRQQQALAETLDVAPTALGNLANAYNGSSGTLDTRANINELTLPPLVLICELLERGTPEALADLPVGISDACAALGPLDQLPLPSAAEVITSLQAGEVPPVPGLALPTVPAAAAPAAPAVPLEGGR, from the coding sequence ATGGCGCTCAACGACACCGACCGGCGGCAGTTCCAGCTCGTCGGGCTGGTCGCGGTGATCGCGGTGCTGCTGGCGTCGGCGTTCGTCGTCATCGCCCGCCCGCCCGGCCGCACGGTCGTCGCCTACTTCACCTCGGCCACCGCGGTGTTCGAGGACAACTCGGTGCGGGTGCTCGGCGTCGACGTCGGCACGATCGACCGGGTGGTCCCGGAGGGCACGCGGGTCCGCGTCGAGATGACGATCGACGACCCCGACCTGGTCCTGCCGGCCGACGCACGCGCCGTCGTGATCTCGCCGAGCCTGGTCACCGGCCGCTACGTCCAGCTCACGCCGACGTACTCCGGTGGCCCGGAGCTGGCCGACGGCGCCGAGATCCCGATGGAGCGCACCGCGGTCCCGCTCGACGTCGACGACCTCGCCCGCACCGCCACGGACCTCACCGAGGCGCTCGGACCGAACGGCGTCAACCGCGACGGGGCGCTGTCGCGGGTGCTCGACGTCGGCGCCGAGAACCTGGGCGGCAACGGCCAGGCCATCAACGACACGATCACCGACCTGGGCGAGCTCTCCGGCACCCTCGCCGACTCCCGCGAGGAGCTGTTCGGCACGGTCACCGAGCTGCAGCGGTTCGTCTCGGTGATCGCCGCGAACGACGCCGAGGTCCGCGAGTTCAACACCCGCCTCGAGGACGTCTCCGGCTTCCTCGCCGACGAGCGCGGCGACCTCGGCGCGGCCCTGCAGGAGCTCTCGATCGCCCTCGGCGAGGTCGCGGCGTTCGTCCGCGACAACCGCGAGATCCTCAACTCCAACGTCGACCGGCTCACCGACGTCACCGGGGTGCTGGTCCGGCAGCAGCAGGCGCTCGCCGAGACCCTGGACGTGGCCCCGACCGCGCTGGGCAACCTCGCCAACGCCTACAACGGCTCGTCGGGCACGCTCGACACCCGGGCCAACATCAACGAGCTGACGCTGCCGCCGCTCGTGCTGATCTGCGAGCTGCTCGAGCGCGGCACGCCGGAGGCGCTGGCCGACCTCCCGGTCGGGATCTCCGACGCCTGCGCCGCGCTCGGCCCGCTCGACCAGCTGCCGCTGCCGTCGGCGGCCGAGGTGATCACCTCGCTGCAGGCGGGCGAGGTCCCCCCGGTACCCGGGCTGGCGCTGCCCACCGTCCCCGCGGCCGCGGCGCCCGCCGCTCCCGCCGTCCCCCTGGAGGGTGGCCGATGA
- a CDS encoding MCE family protein produces the protein MIARKLRLAAVLTVATVFTSGCGLLSDGLRGVTLPGGADLGDTPFEVTAEFSDVVDLVPQSLVMVDDVPVGTVTGITVSDRWTAMVTMLVNDDVELPSDASARVRTTSLLGEKFVELGGPSDGAGSGSLADGAVIPLERSGRAAEVEEVLGALSMLLNGGGVAQIRTIANELNQALDGNEPEIRALLDDVDTLVGALDERKTEITRALDEVNRLGITLADRRGQIEVALDDLEPGLTELENQRAQLVDMLQALDRLSVVGTDVINRSRDDLLADLELLRPVLQKLAESGADLPESLQLLFTPPFTDAGEAAFAGDYANLYATVDLDLGTVLANLTRSEQPLLGPDSPLAALPPTGQLLGPLLGPTGALQGLQEFPLLGDTLPILPGQVEPLPERAPEGSTTPPPATPTRQPDAGQNGGGLLGGLLGGGR, from the coding sequence ATGATCGCCCGGAAGCTGCGGCTGGCGGCCGTGCTCACGGTCGCGACCGTGTTCACCTCCGGCTGCGGGCTGCTGTCCGACGGTCTGCGCGGGGTCACCCTCCCCGGTGGTGCCGACCTCGGCGACACGCCGTTCGAGGTGACCGCCGAGTTCAGCGACGTCGTCGACCTCGTGCCCCAGTCCCTCGTGATGGTCGACGACGTGCCGGTCGGCACCGTCACCGGCATCACGGTCAGCGACCGGTGGACCGCCATGGTCACGATGCTCGTCAACGACGACGTCGAGCTGCCGTCGGACGCGTCCGCCCGGGTGCGCACCACGAGCCTGCTGGGCGAGAAGTTCGTCGAGCTGGGCGGCCCGTCCGACGGGGCGGGCTCCGGCTCGCTCGCCGACGGCGCGGTGATCCCGCTGGAGCGCTCCGGCCGGGCCGCCGAGGTCGAGGAGGTGCTCGGTGCGCTGTCGATGCTGCTCAACGGCGGCGGCGTCGCGCAGATCCGGACCATCGCGAACGAGCTGAACCAGGCCCTCGACGGCAACGAGCCGGAGATCCGGGCCCTGCTCGACGACGTCGACACGCTGGTCGGCGCGCTCGACGAGCGCAAGACCGAGATCACCCGCGCCCTCGACGAGGTCAACCGGCTCGGCATCACCCTGGCCGACCGCCGCGGGCAGATCGAGGTGGCCCTCGACGACCTGGAGCCCGGGCTGACCGAGCTGGAGAACCAGCGTGCGCAGCTCGTCGACATGCTGCAGGCGCTCGACCGGCTCTCCGTCGTCGGCACCGACGTGATCAACCGCAGCCGCGACGACCTGCTGGCCGACCTCGAGCTGCTGCGCCCGGTGCTGCAGAAGCTCGCCGAGTCCGGGGCCGACCTGCCCGAGTCGCTGCAGCTGCTGTTCACCCCGCCGTTCACCGACGCCGGCGAGGCCGCCTTCGCGGGCGACTACGCGAACCTCTACGCCACCGTCGACCTCGACCTGGGGACCGTGCTGGCCAACCTCACGCGGTCCGAGCAGCCGCTGCTCGGCCCGGACAGCCCGCTCGCGGCGCTGCCCCCCACCGGCCAGCTGCTCGGGCCGCTGCTCGGCCCGACCGGCGCGCTGCAGGGCCTGCAGGAGTTCCCGCTCCTCGGCGACACCCTGCCGATCCTGCCCGGCCAGGTGGAACCCCTGCCCGAGCGCGCCCCGGAGGGCTCCACGACCCCGCCGCCCGCCACGCCGACCCGGCAGCCGGACGCCGGACAGAACGGCGGCGGCCTGCTCGGCGGCCTCCTGGGAGGCGGACGATGA
- a CDS encoding MCE family protein, producing MITRSTKIQLVAFLLLTVLGVGYTGFRYAGFGDVFGTTTYPVTMRLADSGGIFTGADVTYRGVTVGRVGPLTLTPQGVDVQLDVERSAPDIPADVDAAVRNLSAIGEQYVDLQPASDGGPSLEDGSVIPVDRTSTPVPVEELVVGVDDLARSVPLQSLQTVVSELGTAFDGTAGPLQRILATTDAFSEDAVAALPQTLDLLRDGRTVLTTQNEVSGSFQNFSADLALLAEQLRTSDPDLRRLLETAPEASEQITGLLRESGPGLSTLISDLLTVARVAEPRQTALRQLLVTYPAFASVAYTVAPGDGTAHLGLAVNLFDPYPCTQGYEGTQRRTGIEIEDVPANADAYCAEPPGSPISVRGAQNVPRADTPMPPKDAPVGPPSGGVFAGTAPVGSETPLSSPAQILTGLLP from the coding sequence ATGATCACCCGGTCGACGAAGATCCAGCTGGTGGCGTTCCTGCTGCTCACCGTCCTCGGCGTCGGCTACACCGGCTTCCGGTACGCGGGGTTCGGCGACGTCTTCGGCACCACGACCTACCCGGTGACGATGCGGCTCGCCGACTCCGGCGGGATCTTCACCGGCGCCGACGTCACCTACCGCGGCGTCACCGTCGGGCGGGTCGGGCCGCTGACGCTCACGCCCCAGGGCGTGGACGTGCAGCTCGACGTCGAGCGCAGCGCCCCGGACATCCCCGCCGACGTCGACGCGGCCGTCCGCAACCTCTCCGCGATCGGCGAGCAGTACGTCGACCTGCAGCCCGCCTCCGACGGCGGGCCGTCGCTGGAGGACGGATCGGTCATCCCCGTCGACCGCACCAGCACCCCGGTTCCGGTGGAGGAGCTCGTCGTCGGCGTCGACGACCTGGCGCGCTCGGTGCCGCTGCAGTCGCTGCAGACCGTCGTCTCCGAGCTCGGCACGGCGTTCGACGGCACCGCCGGTCCGCTGCAGCGGATCCTGGCCACCACCGACGCGTTCAGCGAGGACGCCGTCGCGGCGCTGCCGCAGACCCTCGACCTGCTGCGCGACGGGCGCACCGTGCTCACCACGCAGAACGAGGTGTCCGGGTCGTTCCAGAACTTCAGCGCCGACCTGGCGCTGCTGGCCGAGCAGCTCAGGACCTCCGACCCGGACCTGCGGCGCCTGCTGGAGACCGCCCCCGAGGCCTCCGAGCAGATCACCGGTCTGCTGCGGGAGAGCGGTCCGGGGCTGTCCACGCTGATCTCGGACCTGCTCACGGTCGCCCGCGTCGCCGAGCCGCGCCAGACGGCCCTGCGGCAGCTGCTGGTGACCTACCCGGCCTTCGCCTCGGTCGCCTACACGGTGGCCCCCGGCGACGGCACCGCGCACCTCGGCCTCGCGGTCAACCTCTTCGACCCCTACCCGTGCACGCAGGGCTACGAGGGCACCCAGCGGCGCACCGGCATCGAGATCGAGGACGTCCCCGCGAACGCCGACGCGTACTGCGCGGAACCCCCCGGCAGCCCGATCTCGGTGCGCGGGGCGCAGAATGTCCCCCGGGCGGACACCCCCATGCCGCCCAAGGACGCCCCGGTCGGACCGCCCTCGGGCGGTGTGTTCGCCGGTACGGCGCCGGTCGGCTCGGAGACCCCGCTGAGCAGCCCGGCCCAGATCCTCACCGGCCTGCTCCCCTAG
- a CDS encoding nuclear transport factor 2 family protein, which translates to MPARRRTSPSPATRRPKVAGTAAPGRPETDGDGPTLTGVRAPRPAASVAARARTQPADPATDDAPVADAPVADAPEAPAAAAATVTDAEPATGADPTADRATAPRGRRRSRRSAEPESESESAESAEPAGPGRGAALLARLRTVPVLAALLVVLVALSVFFGIATAALRGSPSAANTALTDLTATSEVSTQLGDALELLYSYDFARLDENERAARDVITEGFTPEFDRLFAQVRELAPQQQAVVSAVVTVSAVQSIEGDTAVLVAFMDQQATTAASAEQVAAAGRLTVTGERVDGRWRIASVESR; encoded by the coding sequence ATGCCCGCACGCCGCCGCACGAGCCCCAGCCCCGCCACCCGCCGTCCGAAGGTCGCGGGCACCGCGGCCCCTGGCCGTCCCGAGACCGACGGCGACGGCCCCACCCTCACCGGCGTCCGCGCGCCCCGGCCCGCGGCGTCCGTCGCGGCCCGCGCCCGGACGCAGCCGGCCGACCCGGCCACCGACGACGCCCCGGTCGCCGACGCCCCGGTCGCCGACGCCCCGGAGGCCCCCGCCGCCGCCGCCGCGACGGTCACCGACGCGGAGCCCGCGACCGGCGCCGACCCGACGGCCGATCGGGCGACCGCGCCCCGCGGCCGTCGCAGGTCCCGGCGGTCCGCCGAGCCCGAGTCCGAGTCCGAGTCCGCAGAATCCGCCGAGCCCGCAGGCCCCGGCCGCGGTGCCGCCCTGCTGGCGCGCCTGCGCACCGTGCCCGTGCTCGCCGCGCTGCTGGTCGTCCTCGTCGCCCTGTCGGTGTTCTTCGGGATCGCGACCGCGGCGCTGCGGGGCTCCCCGTCGGCGGCGAACACGGCCCTGACGGACCTCACGGCGACGTCGGAGGTGAGCACCCAGCTCGGCGACGCGCTGGAGCTGCTGTACTCCTACGACTTCGCCCGCCTCGACGAGAACGAGCGCGCGGCCCGCGACGTCATCACCGAGGGCTTCACCCCGGAGTTCGACCGCCTGTTCGCGCAGGTCCGGGAGCTCGCCCCGCAGCAGCAGGCGGTCGTCTCGGCGGTCGTCACGGTCTCCGCGGTGCAGTCCATCGAGGGCGACACCGCCGTGCTCGTCGCGTTCATGGACCAGCAGGCCACCACCGCGGCCTCGGCCGAGCAGGTCGCCGCGGCGGGCCGCCTCACCGTCACCGGCGAGCGTGTCGACGGCCGCTGGAGGATCGCCTCGGTCGAGAGCCGCTGA
- the rplJ gene encoding 50S ribosomal protein L10 yields MARSDKVAAVDEIASRFRGASASVVTEYRGLSMTQLIALRRALGNDTTYRVAKNTLVKRAAEDAGVTGIESLLVGPTAIAFINGEPSEAAKAIRDFAKDNKALVIKGGYMDGRALTVAEVASLADLESREVLLAKLAGAMKANLSKAAGLFAAPASQVARLAQALADKRAEEGGEAPAAATDDSAAADDATEAPAAAES; encoded by the coding sequence ATGGCTCGATCCGACAAGGTCGCTGCGGTCGACGAGATCGCCAGCCGGTTCCGGGGCGCGTCCGCCTCGGTCGTCACCGAGTACCGCGGCCTCAGCATGACCCAGCTGATCGCCCTGCGGCGCGCTCTGGGCAACGACACCACCTACCGCGTCGCCAAGAACACCCTGGTGAAGCGGGCGGCCGAGGATGCCGGAGTCACCGGCATCGAGTCGCTGCTGGTCGGCCCGACGGCCATCGCGTTCATCAACGGCGAGCCGTCGGAGGCCGCCAAGGCCATCCGCGACTTCGCCAAGGACAACAAGGCCCTGGTCATCAAGGGCGGCTACATGGACGGTCGCGCGCTGACCGTCGCCGAGGTCGCCTCGCTCGCCGACCTGGAGTCGCGCGAGGTCCTCCTGGCCAAGCTGGCCGGCGCGATGAAGGCCAACCTGTCCAAGGCCGCCGGTCTGTTCGCCGCCCCGGCGTCGCAGGTCGCGCGCCTGGCGCAGGCGCTCGCCGACAAGCGTGCGGAGGAGGGTGGCGAGGCCCCGGCCGCCGCCACCGACGACTCCGCCGCCGCGGACGACGCCACCGAGGCCCCGGCCGCCGCCGAGAGCTGA
- the rplL gene encoding 50S ribosomal protein L7/L12, which translates to MAKLSTDELLEAFKDLTLIELSEFVKKFEETFDVTAAAPVAVAAAGGGGGAAAAPAEEEKDEFNVVLDAAGDKKIQVIKVVRELVSGLGLKEAKDLVEAAPKPVLEGVDKAAADAAKAKLEEAGAKVSLS; encoded by the coding sequence ATGGCGAAGCTGTCCACCGACGAGCTGCTCGAGGCCTTCAAGGACCTCACCCTCATCGAGCTGTCGGAGTTCGTGAAGAAGTTCGAGGAGACCTTCGACGTCACCGCGGCCGCCCCGGTCGCCGTCGCCGCCGCCGGTGGTGGCGGTGGCGCCGCCGCCGCCCCCGCCGAGGAGGAGAAGGACGAGTTCAACGTCGTCCTCGACGCCGCAGGCGACAAGAAGATCCAGGTCATCAAGGTCGTCCGCGAGCTCGTCTCGGGCCTGGGCCTCAAGGAGGCCAAGGACCTCGTCGAGGCCGCCCCGAAGCCCGTGCTCGAGGGCGTCGACAAGGCCGCGGCCGACGCCGCGAAGGCCAAGCTCGAGGAGGCCGGCGCGAAGGTCAGCCTGAGCTGA
- a CDS encoding AMP-binding protein — translation MTTAAESTIYGSKPWLARYSPGQPSSITVEFDSALDMFRAAVERDPDGDIIRYFDGRITLRELDGLTDAFAAAIVDAGFTPGERVAVYLQNVPQFLIAQIGTWKAGGIAVSINPMNKERELTELLTDSGATVLVCLESLHRDVASKVVPNTSVRTVLTTSELEYQTRNDPRIFTGVERIACEGTVDLAGALERFAGQSPPAVSLGPDDIAFLTYTSGTTGPPKGAMTTHRNVVFNAQTYRDWVGLSSDDVVLGVAPLFHITGLIAHIAISLLIGAPLVLMYRLDPAVTIETIRDERATFTVGSITVFIALMNSPAAEKDALASLTKILSGGAPIPPSTVKAFASTFGHYIHNVYGLTETTSPSHGTPFGTEGPVDEASGALSVGVPVYDTVVQIVDDNGDDLPVGEIGELVTTGPQVVVGYWNKPEETAKALPGGSLHTGDVGYMDADGWFYIVDRKKDQINAGGYKVWPREVEDVLYEHEAVREAAVVGVPDEYRGESVKAFVSLRPGKEVSEADLIAFAKERMAAYKYPRAIEFLDEIPKTVTGKLLRRELRGR, via the coding sequence ATGACCACCGCCGCCGAGTCCACGATCTACGGCTCCAAGCCGTGGCTGGCCCGCTACTCCCCCGGCCAGCCCTCGTCCATCACGGTCGAGTTCGACAGCGCGCTGGACATGTTCCGGGCCGCGGTGGAGCGCGACCCCGACGGCGACATCATCCGCTACTTCGACGGGCGCATCACCCTGCGCGAGCTCGACGGGCTCACCGACGCGTTCGCCGCCGCGATCGTCGACGCCGGGTTCACCCCGGGCGAGCGGGTGGCGGTCTACCTGCAGAACGTGCCGCAGTTCCTCATCGCCCAGATCGGGACCTGGAAGGCCGGCGGCATCGCCGTGTCGATCAACCCGATGAACAAGGAGCGCGAGCTCACCGAGCTGCTCACCGACTCCGGCGCGACCGTGCTCGTGTGCCTGGAGAGCCTGCACCGCGACGTCGCGTCGAAGGTCGTGCCGAACACCTCGGTGCGCACGGTGCTCACCACCTCGGAGCTGGAGTACCAGACCCGCAACGACCCGCGGATCTTCACCGGCGTCGAGCGGATCGCCTGCGAGGGCACCGTCGACCTCGCGGGGGCGCTGGAGCGGTTCGCCGGGCAGTCGCCCCCCGCGGTGTCGCTGGGGCCCGACGACATCGCGTTCCTGACCTACACCTCCGGCACCACCGGCCCGCCCAAGGGCGCGATGACCACCCACCGCAACGTGGTCTTCAACGCCCAGACCTACCGCGACTGGGTGGGCCTGAGCAGCGACGACGTCGTGCTCGGCGTCGCCCCGCTGTTCCACATCACCGGCCTGATCGCCCACATCGCGATCTCGCTGCTGATCGGCGCGCCGCTGGTGCTCATGTACCGGCTCGATCCGGCCGTCACGATCGAGACGATCCGCGACGAGCGGGCGACCTTCACCGTCGGGTCGATCACGGTGTTCATCGCGCTGATGAACTCCCCCGCCGCCGAGAAGGACGCGCTGGCGTCGCTGACCAAGATCCTGTCCGGCGGGGCCCCCATCCCGCCGTCCACGGTGAAGGCGTTCGCGTCGACGTTCGGGCACTACATCCACAACGTCTACGGCCTCACCGAGACCACGTCCCCGAGCCACGGCACCCCGTTCGGCACCGAGGGACCCGTCGACGAGGCCTCCGGCGCGCTGTCGGTCGGGGTGCCCGTCTACGACACCGTGGTCCAGATCGTCGACGACAACGGCGACGACCTGCCCGTCGGCGAGATCGGCGAGCTGGTCACCACCGGCCCCCAGGTGGTCGTCGGGTACTGGAACAAGCCCGAGGAGACCGCCAAGGCCCTGCCCGGCGGCTCGCTGCACACCGGCGACGTCGGCTACATGGACGCCGACGGCTGGTTCTACATCGTCGACCGCAAGAAGGACCAGATCAACGCGGGCGGCTACAAGGTCTGGCCGCGCGAGGTCGAGGACGTGCTCTACGAGCACGAGGCGGTGCGCGAGGCCGCGGTGGTCGGGGTGCCCGACGAGTACCGCGGCGAGAGCGTCAAGGCGTTCGTCAGCCTGCGTCCGGGCAAGGAGGTCTCCGAGGCCGACCTCATCGCGTTCGCCAAGGAGCGGATGGCGGCCTACAAGTACCCGCGGGCCATCGAGTTCCTCGACGAGATCCCCAAGACCGTGACCGGCAAGCTGCTGCGGCGCGAGCTGCGCGGGCGGTAG
- a CDS encoding cyclase family protein: MSDAPAMRDLLGADAPSNWGKWGPDDELGALNYLDAGEVLRGIQHVTSGETFTLQIQMGRTDGPGDPLWPGREGIKRKNELDEGTWDGEGAPAFPGGLHYADDTAHIFLQGSTQYDALGHVWYDGKLWNGYDARSTIDAMQKASVLPIAEKGIVGRGVLIDMARHRGKDYLDKGETFDHTDLEAAAAAQGVAIEPHDILCVRTGWMKYWYDLNDPAKFYEGFKEPGLTYSRELVEWFQDREVPNLVTDTIANEVTYEPETGVALPLHCALMRNLGVTLTEIAWLDDLADACAADGRWSFLYVAAPLKVVNGTGAPVNPIAIR; encoded by the coding sequence ATGTCCGACGCCCCCGCCATGCGCGATCTACTGGGTGCCGACGCCCCGTCCAACTGGGGCAAGTGGGGCCCGGACGACGAGCTCGGGGCCCTGAACTACCTCGACGCCGGCGAGGTGCTGCGCGGCATCCAGCACGTGACGTCCGGGGAGACGTTCACGCTGCAGATCCAGATGGGCCGCACCGACGGCCCCGGCGACCCGCTGTGGCCCGGCCGTGAGGGCATCAAGCGCAAGAACGAGCTCGACGAGGGCACCTGGGACGGCGAGGGCGCCCCGGCGTTCCCCGGCGGCCTGCACTACGCCGACGACACCGCGCACATCTTCCTCCAGGGCTCCACGCAGTACGACGCGCTGGGCCACGTCTGGTACGACGGCAAGCTGTGGAACGGCTACGACGCCCGCTCCACCATCGACGCGATGCAGAAGGCCTCCGTGCTCCCGATCGCCGAGAAGGGGATCGTCGGCCGCGGCGTGCTGATCGACATGGCCCGGCACCGCGGCAAGGACTACCTCGACAAGGGCGAGACCTTCGACCACACCGACCTCGAGGCCGCCGCGGCCGCCCAGGGCGTCGCCATCGAGCCGCACGACATCCTCTGCGTGCGCACCGGCTGGATGAAGTACTGGTACGACCTCAACGACCCGGCGAAGTTCTACGAGGGCTTCAAGGAGCCGGGCCTGACCTACTCCCGCGAGCTCGTCGAGTGGTTCCAGGACCGCGAGGTGCCCAACCTGGTCACCGACACCATCGCCAACGAGGTCACCTACGAGCCCGAGACCGGGGTCGCGCTGCCCCTGCACTGCGCCCTGATGCGCAACCTGGGCGTCACCCTCACCGAGATCGCCTGGCTCGACGACCTCGCCGACGCCTGCGCCGCGGACGGGCGCTGGAGCTTCCTCTACGTCGCCGCGCCCCTGAAGGTCGTCAACGGGACGGGTGCGCCGGTGAACCCGATCGCGATCCGATGA